The nucleotide window TTTACGTGAGAGAGGAAGTTTTGAGTGCCTGTTGGTTTTTGTAGAACCGTGGTGATCCCCATATTGACCGCGCGCTGTAATTCAGGGGTATGCATCATCCCAGAAATGATGATGACCGGTAGTGTGAAGCCGATTTCTCTGATGGCATCTACTAACTGAACTCCGGTCATATTCGGCATTTGATAGTCCGTTACCAACAGGCTGTAATCATTTTCTTGAATCATCTCTTTCGCTCGGACTGGATCGTCCGTCATGTCAGCGGGGTAGTGATGTTGGCGTAAAATGCTGTAAAGCATTTCCGCGTAAAGTGACTCGTCATCCACAACAAGGATGCGTCCGACGCGGTGAGGGTCGTTCGGGGGGGGTGTCATAAGGGAGTTTTAGGGAGAATGCCCGTGAGATTCATGCGAGCCTTTTTTTAAATCTGTAGAGCTCTTTCATTAACGGTGAATCAAAATCAAGGTTTAGTGACAAATTTTGAATGATTTTCTCCGCGATATAAGCGTTTTCGTGTAAATAATGTCAGATCGGGGCTTATGGATTGTGCATCGTTTACGTATAGAGTGATCTTTTTCCCCCTACCCTATCTCTGAACCCCCAATC belongs to Opitutales bacterium and includes:
- a CDS encoding response regulator, with translation MTPPPNDPHRVGRILVVDDESLYAEMLYSILRQHHYPADMTDDPVRAKEMIQENDYSLLVTDYQMPNMTGVQLVDAIREIGFTLPVIIISGMMHTPELQRAVNMGITTVLQKPTGTQNFLSHV